The following are encoded in a window of bacterium SCSIO 12643 genomic DNA:
- a CDS encoding T9SS type A sorting domain-containing protein yields MRKNHLIKIYALLVLVAWGFSVSAQTVSAPPFTETFDNTSVPVGWSNTSSTGNTSYKALWRLSGHPGFAMNGTVDHTGNGGSFAWVDGSSPNNLISILETDTVNINGFINPKLRFWLKSDITGYNTTFNTFSVDVFDGATWHTGVFTFANNTANRDWEQFSIPLSAYTFSGPPKFRFNVNQNGSTPYFNDIALDDIEVFSDLVNNSGLTAVLNPELPGCTLDSVVTVELKNYGSGNLTSAQINWSINGNLQMPYSWTGSLATNDLDTVVVGTNSNIAFGDTIDVWTSMPNGVTDSSTYNDSTQLVYTQGYSGVITIDPSGAGDFVSFTDAINSLSAYGVCGNLIVEAVNGTYTEQLNLSTFPGMSSMNTLTFRSQSGNADSVVISYISSGSSDNYILKFDHVSNILVENMTFQNLGPSYSRVVTASGGNKNITIDGCKWIGMPTTNGSNGNQYVSYINGGGNDNWTIRNNTIINGNYGLYFYGTNGNYGENNVIERNEFVDQWYISANFYYQDDGLFTENHAISNSTHPSGSSFFIGGARRIEISNNHVEGTVNWPSTGLYLASVKGDLNASVSIYNNRVVMPKPNAWRGIYASDLLFVEFAHNSVYMNSTSTFNSALYFSGGSFNKVKNNIFINGGSGAAVYISGSGVYEMDYNNISAPNGGDIGYRGGTTYATLSDWVTGIGFDSNSVNVNDVISDTSSFKVCNDSLWAVGTYLSAYAMDYQGEVRQDPPCIGADEFMPTSQFGFSDLVLCNGDTLTLVQEYFDTVVWNATDTSNTYDITAPATQQVSVYDLCGSDTSVFDVMPQQVAVVGDTNLCEGTSATLNTGISGGTYLWSNDVNSNTLTDSVIIVDSAMTVYVEVVDMYGCSSMDTAIVTQSMDVVLADTASFCEGANVVLDANMQGTYLWSDGSTNQTLSVTAPGIYSVTVTDQNCVSSASTNVSEILNAIASFSTSSSLYTAVFTNTSQNGVSYLWNFGDGTTSTYENPTHAFSNTNEDSLCYVVTLEVTNSCGAATYTDYCVKVGKSVNPLSISEVELASLISVYPNPNAGIFTVNVKSDESKDMSIEVLDVRGAQVFVQSYGKINGEVNRTVNLEGVAQGIYFVKVTLDGETAVYRISVN; encoded by the coding sequence ATGAGGAAAAATCACTTAATAAAAATCTATGCGCTATTGGTTTTGGTAGCCTGGGGATTTTCGGTTTCTGCACAGACAGTTTCTGCACCGCCATTTACCGAGACATTTGATAATACGTCAGTTCCTGTGGGTTGGTCAAATACCTCGTCTACAGGTAATACAAGTTATAAAGCATTATGGAGGCTCAGTGGACATCCTGGCTTTGCAATGAATGGTACAGTAGATCATACGGGGAATGGAGGTTCGTTTGCCTGGGTTGATGGTTCCTCTCCTAACAATCTGATTTCAATTTTAGAAACCGATACTGTGAATATAAATGGTTTTATAAATCCAAAATTACGTTTTTGGTTAAAAAGTGATATTACAGGATACAATACCACTTTTAATACATTTAGTGTCGATGTATTTGACGGAGCAACCTGGCATACCGGAGTTTTTACATTTGCCAATAATACGGCTAATCGAGATTGGGAACAGTTCTCTATCCCATTATCAGCATACACTTTCAGTGGACCTCCGAAATTCCGTTTTAATGTAAATCAAAATGGGAGCACACCATATTTCAACGATATTGCATTAGATGATATTGAGGTTTTTTCTGATTTAGTAAATAATTCTGGTTTAACTGCAGTATTAAATCCTGAACTTCCGGGATGTACTTTGGATTCTGTCGTTACTGTAGAATTGAAAAACTATGGATCTGGAAACCTGACTTCTGCCCAAATCAACTGGTCAATTAATGGTAATCTCCAAATGCCTTATTCCTGGACGGGGTCTTTAGCAACAAATGATTTAGATACTGTTGTTGTAGGTACAAATTCAAATATCGCTTTTGGCGATACCATAGATGTGTGGACCTCAATGCCAAATGGTGTTACGGATTCATCTACATACAATGACTCTACGCAGTTGGTGTACACTCAGGGTTATAGTGGTGTAATCACCATTGATCCTTCGGGAGCAGGTGATTTCGTTTCGTTTACAGATGCGATTAATAGCCTTAGTGCCTATGGAGTTTGTGGAAATTTGATTGTAGAAGCGGTAAATGGAACCTATACGGAGCAATTAAACCTTTCTACTTTTCCAGGGATGTCTTCTATGAATACTTTAACCTTCCGTTCACAATCCGGAAATGCAGATAGTGTGGTCATATCATATATTTCCTCAGGAAGTTCAGATAACTATATTTTGAAATTTGATCACGTTTCTAATATTTTGGTAGAGAATATGACTTTTCAAAACTTAGGACCTTCATACTCAAGAGTAGTTACTGCTTCAGGTGGTAATAAGAATATTACGATTGATGGATGTAAGTGGATTGGAATGCCAACGACTAATGGATCTAACGGTAATCAATATGTGTCATATATCAATGGAGGAGGTAATGATAATTGGACGATTAGGAATAATACTATTATAAATGGCAATTATGGGTTGTATTTTTATGGAACTAACGGAAATTACGGGGAAAATAATGTGATTGAAAGAAATGAGTTTGTTGATCAGTGGTACATATCTGCAAATTTCTACTATCAGGATGATGGTTTGTTTACTGAAAACCATGCTATATCTAACTCAACTCATCCTAGTGGTAGTTCTTTCTTTATAGGTGGGGCTCGTAGAATTGAAATTTCTAATAACCATGTTGAAGGGACTGTCAATTGGCCATCAACCGGGTTGTATTTAGCGAGTGTAAAAGGAGATTTGAATGCATCTGTATCAATTTATAATAACAGAGTGGTTATGCCTAAGCCAAACGCATGGAGAGGTATTTATGCTTCTGACTTGTTATTCGTTGAGTTTGCACATAACTCTGTATATATGAACAGTACTTCAACCTTTAACTCAGCGTTGTATTTCTCTGGTGGTAGTTTTAACAAAGTGAAAAACAATATCTTCATTAATGGAGGTTCTGGTGCTGCTGTTTATATCTCAGGTTCAGGTGTTTATGAAATGGATTATAACAATATCAGTGCGCCAAATGGAGGTGACATTGGTTATAGGGGGGGTACTACATATGCAACATTATCAGATTGGGTAACCGGAATTGGATTTGATTCAAACTCAGTGAATGTGAATGATGTAATTAGTGATACTTCTTCATTCAAAGTATGTAACGATTCGTTATGGGCAGTAGGTACTTATTTATCTGCTTACGCTATGGATTATCAAGGTGAGGTAAGGCAAGATCCTCCATGTATCGGGGCGGATGAGTTTATGCCGACTTCACAATTTGGATTCTCTGATTTGGTTTTATGTAATGGAGATACTTTAACATTGGTTCAAGAGTATTTTGATACAGTAGTATGGAACGCAACTGATACTTCAAATACGTATGATATTACCGCTCCGGCTACGCAACAAGTTTCGGTATACGATTTATGTGGATCTGATACTTCTGTATTCGATGTAATGCCACAGCAAGTAGCAGTAGTAGGAGATACCAACTTATGTGAGGGAACTTCAGCTACATTAAACACTGGGATTTCTGGTGGTACTTATCTATGGAGTAACGATGTGAATTCAAATACATTGACAGATTCAGTGATAATTGTTGATTCTGCAATGACCGTATACGTTGAAGTTGTGGATATGTATGGATGTAGCTCTATGGATACCGCAATTGTAACTCAAAGTATGGATGTGGTGTTGGCAGATACAGCAAGTTTCTGCGAAGGTGCAAATGTGGTATTAGATGCAAACATGCAGGGAACTTACTTATGGAGTGATGGTTCAACAAACCAAACTTTATCTGTAACAGCTCCTGGTATATATTCTGTGACTGTAACAGATCAAAACTGTGTAAGTTCAGCGTCTACGAATGTATCTGAAATTTTAAATGCTATAGCTTCGTTTAGTACTTCATCTTCACTTTATACAGCTGTATTTACAAATACATCGCAAAATGGAGTTTCTTATCTATGGAATTTTGGAGATGGGACAACCTCAACATACGAAAATCCAACGCACGCCTTTTCAAATACAAATGAGGATAGTCTATGTTACGTTGTGACGTTAGAAGTGACCAATAGTTGTGGGGCTGCTACGTATACAGATTATTGTGTAAAGGTAGGGAAATCAGTAAATCCGTTAAGTATTTCTGAAGTTGAGTTAGCCTCGTTAATCTCTGTATATCCAAATCCAAATGCTGGAATCTTTACAGTAAATGTGAAATCTGATGAGTCTAAGGATATGTCGATTGAGGTACTGGATGTAAGAGGGGCGCAGGTATTTGTACAATCTTACGGAAAAATAAATGGTGAGGTAAACAGAACTGTTAATCTGGAAGGAGTAGCACAAGGAATCTATTTTGTTAAAGTAACTTTAGATGGTGAAACAGCAGTTTATAGGATTTCCGTGAACTAG
- the der gene encoding ribosome biogenesis GTPase Der, which produces MAIVAIIGRPNVGKSTLFNRLVGSRDAIVNEFSGVTRDRHYGKSEWNGKEFTIIDTGGYVTGSDDVFEKEIRNQVSHALDEADMIVFVVDTADGLTDLDKEVANIIRPYSKNIVLASNKADNSEREMMSAEFYQLGMGQVFPISAINGSGTGDLLDEVVARLPEETPKEESEFPKIAVVGRPNAGKSSFINQLTGQDRNIVTPVAGTTRDSINTHFNAYGFEFDFVDTAGLRKKSKVHEDLEFYSTLRTIKSIEESDVCILMIDATVGFNVQDVTIFSLIQRNKKGVVILINKWDLVENKTTNSIKEYEETIRERIAPFVDVPMVFVSVKDKQRLLKALDVTLKVYENKNQKIKTSELNEFFLPLIDRYPPPAIKGKFIKIKYVTMLPKPFPAFAFFANLPQYIKDPYKRFLENKLREQYDFTGIPVVISIKKK; this is translated from the coding sequence ATGGCAATTGTAGCAATCATAGGAAGACCTAATGTAGGTAAATCAACATTATTCAATAGATTAGTTGGATCGCGTGATGCGATTGTCAATGAATTTAGTGGAGTAACACGAGATCGTCATTACGGCAAATCAGAGTGGAACGGAAAAGAGTTTACCATTATCGATACGGGTGGCTATGTTACGGGAAGTGATGATGTCTTTGAAAAAGAAATTCGCAACCAGGTTTCACATGCTCTGGATGAAGCCGACATGATCGTTTTTGTAGTGGATACTGCAGACGGACTTACTGATTTGGACAAGGAAGTCGCAAACATTATCCGTCCATATAGTAAAAACATTGTTTTAGCCTCTAACAAAGCGGATAACTCAGAACGAGAAATGATGTCGGCTGAGTTTTATCAATTGGGAATGGGGCAAGTTTTTCCTATTTCTGCCATCAATGGGTCAGGCACAGGTGATTTATTAGACGAGGTCGTTGCAAGACTTCCTGAAGAAACACCAAAAGAGGAAAGCGAATTTCCTAAAATTGCTGTCGTAGGACGTCCAAATGCAGGAAAGTCTTCATTCATCAACCAACTTACGGGACAAGATCGAAATATTGTTACTCCGGTAGCTGGAACCACCAGAGACTCTATTAACACACATTTTAATGCATATGGTTTCGAATTTGACTTTGTAGATACTGCTGGTTTAAGAAAGAAATCAAAAGTTCATGAAGATTTGGAGTTCTACTCTACTCTCCGAACAATTAAATCTATTGAGGAATCGGATGTATGTATCTTGATGATTGACGCTACTGTTGGGTTTAATGTTCAGGATGTTACTATTTTCAGTCTTATTCAACGCAACAAGAAGGGCGTTGTCATCCTAATCAATAAATGGGATTTAGTTGAAAACAAAACAACCAACTCCATAAAAGAGTACGAAGAGACTATTCGCGAGCGTATCGCTCCTTTTGTTGATGTTCCAATGGTATTTGTTTCGGTTAAGGATAAACAGCGTCTATTAAAGGCTTTGGATGTTACACTAAAGGTTTACGAGAATAAAAATCAGAAAATCAAAACTTCTGAATTAAACGAATTCTTCTTACCGCTAATTGACCGATATCCTCCCCCAGCCATAAAAGGTAAATTCATAAAGATCAAATACGTAACCATGTTGCCTAAGCCTTTCCCGGCATTTGCATTCTTTGCAAACTTACCACAGTATATAAAGGATCCTTATAAAAGGTTCCTGGAAAACAAACTTAGAGAACAATACGACTTTACCGGAATTCCTGTGGTTATTTCCATTAAGAAAAAGTAA
- a CDS encoding T9SS type A sorting domain-containing protein, protein MRKNYVYKTMLVLFAVFLGTAFTKVSAQNYVYLGTGTTTTGTFQTLPTPFGTYYEDNRTQYLVLASELQALGGAGSVLSIGFDVATANSNAMNGFNIQMGHTTATSLTAYATGLTNVYSGTHTATTGWNGFTFSAPFAWDGVSNIVIEVCWDNGAWYSNSTVNYTATTFNSVYGRYADGQTGCAMTGSSGFGSDFMARPNIRFEFSPPLANDAAIGALTNPTFPTCAMDSVVKVELKNFGTANLTSATVNWTINGNVQPAYAWTGNMASFGVDTVTLGTVTGGLNDGDNIVVWSSMPNAVPDSNNINDTLNVSVYNSLSGTYTIGATGDFTSFADAINAMSNYGICAATVFEVMNGTYVEQIQLESYNGMSAANNVTFRSQSGNVDSVIVSYSSTNSGDNYVLNFNGASNFSFEDITLQNLGASYSRVVTTNTSGGNTHITIDGCKWIGMPSTSTWDSDEYASYIYGPGNDNWTLTNNTIMNGNYGLYFYGNFSSYCKNNVVENNHFMDQYYRSSYFYYQEDGMFNENYATSNTTYNFGYAMYFGQNVRVEVQRNHIDGNTSWPSYGLYFTGMTGDLNVFMPVTDNRVVMPKPAASRGIYASNCLFVEFAHNSVYMNSTSNFSPALYFTGGSFNKVKNNIFINGGSGAAVYISGSGVYEMDYNNISAPNGGNIGYSGTSYATLADWVTGTGFDSNSVNVNDVISDTSSFKVCNDSLWGVGTYLSAYAMDYQGDVRQDPPCIGADEFLPLSQFGFTNSPVLCNGDTLTLQQDYFDTVVWNTTDTSNTYDITAPGTQQVAVYDQCGSDTSVFDVMPQQVAVVGDTNLCEGTSATLNTGISGGTYMWSNDVNSNTSTDSVVTVDSAMTVYVEVVDMHGCASADTAIVTQSMDVVLDDSASFCQGANVVLDANMQGTYLWSDGSTNQTLSVTSPGTYSVTVTDQNCVSSASTNVTEILDAVAAFADSSSHFTVVFTNTSQNGTSYLWDFGDGSTSTDENPIHIYPWTIEDSTCMVVTLTVTNSCGSNTYTNDCVRVGQLVSVSEVELASLISVYPNPNAGVFTVNVKSDEAKDMSVEVLDVRGSQVFVQSYGKVNGEVNRTINLEGAAQGIYFVKVTLDGETAVYRMAVK, encoded by the coding sequence ATGAGAAAAAACTACGTTTACAAAACGATGCTGGTTTTGTTTGCGGTATTTTTAGGTACCGCCTTTACAAAAGTATCAGCGCAAAACTATGTGTATCTGGGTACGGGTACGACAACAACGGGAACGTTCCAAACGTTACCGACTCCATTTGGAACATATTACGAAGATAATAGAACGCAATACTTGGTATTGGCTTCTGAACTGCAAGCTTTAGGTGGAGCAGGTAGTGTTCTTAGTATTGGATTTGATGTAGCTACAGCAAATTCAAATGCAATGAATGGATTCAATATTCAGATGGGGCATACAACAGCTACATCTTTAACCGCATATGCTACTGGTTTAACTAATGTGTATTCTGGTACACACACCGCAACAACAGGATGGAATGGGTTTACATTTTCAGCTCCATTTGCTTGGGATGGTGTATCAAACATTGTTATTGAGGTTTGTTGGGATAATGGTGCATGGTACAGTAACAGTACTGTAAACTATACAGCAACAACTTTTAACTCTGTTTATGGTAGATATGCAGATGGTCAAACAGGGTGTGCTATGACTGGTAGTAGTGGATTTGGTAGTGACTTTATGGCAAGACCAAATATCCGTTTTGAGTTTAGTCCTCCTTTAGCTAACGATGCAGCAATTGGTGCTTTAACAAATCCAACTTTCCCAACTTGTGCTATGGATTCTGTAGTAAAAGTGGAGTTGAAAAACTTTGGTACAGCCAACCTGACATCAGCTACGGTAAACTGGACAATTAATGGTAATGTTCAGCCTGCTTATGCTTGGACTGGTAACATGGCTTCTTTTGGAGTGGATACTGTTACTTTAGGTACGGTTACTGGTGGATTAAATGATGGAGATAACATCGTAGTATGGTCTTCAATGCCAAATGCAGTTCCAGATAGTAACAACATCAATGATACATTAAATGTTTCAGTGTACAATTCTCTTTCAGGAACTTATACAATTGGTGCTACAGGTGACTTTACTTCATTTGCTGATGCAATCAATGCAATGAGTAACTACGGAATTTGTGCAGCTACTGTGTTTGAAGTAATGAACGGAACATATGTAGAGCAAATCCAATTAGAATCATATAACGGTATGTCTGCTGCTAATAATGTGACTTTTAGATCACAATCAGGAAATGTAGATAGTGTTATTGTTTCTTATTCTTCAACTAACAGTGGTGATAACTACGTGTTGAATTTCAACGGAGCTTCAAACTTCAGCTTTGAAGATATTACATTACAAAACTTAGGTGCAAGTTACTCTAGAGTTGTAACAACTAACACTTCAGGTGGTAATACACACATTACTATTGATGGTTGTAAATGGATTGGTATGCCATCGACTTCTACTTGGGATTCTGATGAGTATGCTTCTTATATTTATGGACCAGGTAACGACAACTGGACTTTAACTAACAATACAATTATGAATGGTAACTATGGATTATATTTCTATGGTAACTTCAGTTCTTATTGTAAAAATAATGTGGTAGAAAATAACCACTTTATGGATCAGTATTACAGATCTTCTTATTTCTACTATCAAGAAGACGGTATGTTCAACGAGAACTATGCAACTTCAAATACAACTTATAACTTTGGTTATGCAATGTATTTCGGACAAAACGTAAGAGTAGAAGTGCAAAGAAACCATATTGATGGTAATACTTCTTGGCCAAGTTACGGTTTATACTTTACAGGTATGACCGGAGACTTAAATGTATTTATGCCTGTTACAGACAACAGAGTAGTAATGCCAAAGCCAGCAGCAAGTAGAGGTATTTATGCTTCTAACTGTTTATTCGTTGAGTTTGCACATAACTCTGTATATATGAACAGTACTTCAAACTTCAGTCCAGCGTTGTATTTCACTGGTGGTAGTTTTAACAAAGTGAAAAACAATATCTTCATTAATGGAGGTTCTGGTGCTGCTGTTTATATCTCAGGTTCTGGTGTTTATGAAATGGATTATAACAATATCAGTGCGCCAAATGGTGGTAACATTGGTTATAGTGGTACTTCATATGCAACATTAGCGGACTGGGTAACTGGAACTGGATTTGATTCAAACTCAGTGAATGTGAATGATGTAATTAGTGATACTTCTTCATTCAAAGTATGTAACGATTCTTTATGGGGAGTTGGTACTTATTTATCTGCTTACGCTATGGATTATCAAGGTGATGTAAGACAAGATCCTCCATGTATTGGTGCAGATGAGTTCTTACCATTATCTCAGTTTGGATTTACAAATAGTCCGGTATTGTGTAACGGAGATACGTTGACTTTACAACAAGATTATTTTGATACTGTAGTATGGAATACAACTGATACATCTAATACGTATGACATTACAGCTCCAGGTACACAACAAGTTGCAGTATACGATCAATGTGGATCTGATACTTCTGTATTCGATGTAATGCCACAGCAAGTAGCAGTAGTAGGAGATACGAACTTATGTGAGGGTACTTCAGCTACATTAAACACTGGAATTTCTGGTGGTACTTATATGTGGAGTAACGATGTGAACTCAAATACTTCTACAGATTCAGTTGTAACTGTTGATTCTGCGATGACTGTTTATGTTGAGGTAGTGGATATGCATGGTTGTGCATCTGCAGATACTGCAATTGTGACACAAAGTATGGATGTAGTATTAGATGATTCCGCAAGCTTCTGTCAAGGTGCTAACGTTGTATTAGATGCAAACATGCAGGGAACTTACTTATGGAGTGATGGTTCTACAAACCAAACTTTATCAGTAACATCTCCAGGTACATATTCTGTGACTGTAACAGATCAAAACTGTGTAAGTTCAGCGTCTACGAATGTAACTGAGATTTTAGATGCAGTAGCTGCGTTTGCTGATTCTTCATCTCACTTTACTGTAGTGTTTACAAATACATCTCAAAACGGAACTTCATACTTATGGGATTTCGGTGATGGATCAACTTCTACAGATGAAAATCCAATTCACATTTATCCTTGGACAATTGAAGATAGTACTTGTATGGTTGTTACTTTAACTGTAACAAATAGCTGTGGATCTAACACTTATACAAACGATTGTGTAAGAGTAGGACAGTTAGTAAGTGTATCTGAAGTGGAGTTAGCATCGTTAATCTCTGTATATCCAAATCCAAATGCAGGAGTGTTTACAGTAAATGTAAAATCTGATGAGGCTAAGGATATGTCAGTAGAAGTACTAGATGTACGAGGATCACAAGTATTTGTACAGTCTTACGGAAAAGTAAATGGTGAAGTAAACAGAACCATTAACTTGGAAGGAGCAGCACAAGGAATCTATTTCGTCAAAGTAACCTTAGATGGTGAAACAGCAGTATATAGAATGGCTGTGAAATAA